In a genomic window of Infirmifilum sp. NZ:
- a CDS encoding archaellin/type IV pilin N-terminal domain-containing protein: MAKRQAISPVIATVIIVAVTIAVAIAVAFWMTGIIGIFTGFEQLTIETIYAQPEAGGWTVTLIVSNKGTSPTSITDIFINGVKAGGTGCPVKDNASIIAGTPLPIDPGSKATILLTIPPGSSCGATKFVAGQSIEVKLHSSGGKDYPKLVVLP, encoded by the coding sequence ATGGCGAAAAGACAGGCAATAAGCCCCGTAATCGCAACAGTTATCATAGTCGCCGTCACCATCGCCGTCGCAATCGCGGTAGCCTTCTGGATGACGGGCATCATCGGCATCTTCACTGGCTTCGAGCAGCTCACGATCGAGACGATTTACGCGCAACCCGAAGCAGGAGGCTGGACTGTGACTCTCATTGTCTCTAACAAGGGGACGTCCCCCACATCGATCACCGACATCTTCATAAACGGGGTGAAAGCCGGAGGTACAGGATGTCCCGTTAAAGATAACGCAAGCATAATCGCGGGGACTCCGCTGCCGATAGACCCGGGAAGCAAGGCGACGATACTCCTGACGATACCGCCTGGTAGCAGTTGCGGCGCTACGAAGTTCGTCGCTGGTCAGAGCATCGAGGTGAAGCTTCACAGCTCGGGCGGCAAGGATTACCCGAAGCTTGTCGTGCTGCCCTAA